The genomic window TAAACACACTAATAAAGTGGCTAACCCCACTTTATGGGCATGCATGCGTTCAAATAAACCAAGCAACAAGTATCCAAGTATCTGTGAcccaatgaaaataaattaattaattaaaataaatacataaatttagaatatatatatatatataaagctgGTCCATTTAccgccacttttttttttttttttccaaatttaattaaattcgtatatttttttgttttgtttttacagtacaCACTCTCCCCTACATACacttttaaaaagtgtgcctACTTGGTCAGACCTGCCTCCTGTTTACACCAGACATTACACTCATGCATGAGCCTCAGTCTGGTGTAAACAGGAGGGCTGAACCCCCACTGTCCTGGGTCTATACCTGGCGTCTACATGCATTAAGGCATACGTCAAAACAGACAAGCTATGAGCACAGACATAGCAGGCCTAAAACCAACTGAAAAATCATGATAAATGAAAGTATCGCCACAGCCAGGCTACACCCACTGTGTGCTAACGCATTCTGTCTGCTATTTGAATCCCTGCAAATGGTTATGGACTGGCTCTAATTTTTGCGTCTTAATAATAAGTATTTCTACCTGATTATgacaaggcaaaaaaaaaaaaagacggtCTGAATAAATTACACGGAAATCATCCACTGCTGATTTTTCTCCTCCGATTAAAGCTTTTGAGAATATGTAATTGCCTCTGTCTAATTACACTTGCGGGTTGAATATCAATTTGACCTTCAGCTGTTGGGTTGAGAGAGCCAATCAAGGATATTAGTGTAGTACAAGAAACCGTCGAGGAACAGACCCCAGGGGCAGCCCCAGTCATAACCACACTTTCGGATAGGTTTTAAACATGATACCAAAGACCAGGCCCCTTGGGAGTCAACACACAGAAATAATTTAACAGATTTGTACTTAGGTAATGTGAGCAAATTATATGAATAATACATAGGGTGCAGaaatggagcagagaggggggagTGTGCCATGCAGCCACCGACGAAAAAAGGAATGTAGTCATTGTGTTCATTTACAAGTCTGACTCGACATTTTGAGGCCTTATTTCCCCCCCTCACTGGCTCCACAGCACGTCACTGGGTCACAGAGGCAAGCAGCCATATTGTAGcattatatgtttgttttttttttttaaaaaaaaaaaagttcaacgcgagctgctgctgctgcttggaGCTGTATCGCATATACACACGTCAGTCATTATAGACGCAGTCagctctgccaacctgttggtGAATTATTTCAGCCGTCTGCACTTGTCAACTTGTTGCTTTGGCTAAAGGCTATCAAGAGCTGATCATTCCAGGAGCAGGCTTACTATTTCACCATGCACACATGTCATATCACTCTGCTGGGGGAATAACATGAGGCTGCAAATACTCTAATGCatatatgtaaaataaaactgCGCCTTTATTCGTGGCTTTAAATCTAAAAATGCATTCCAAACTATAATTAGTAGTTGGGATATGGAGCATGCATTAAACAGTTAATAAACAGAGCAACAagtgtctggaaaaaaaaaacatcatcatcatcatcatcatatcagTCACAGTGAGTGTGAAGATGCACATTTCCAACGTTACTGCCAGTCATTATCTGGCATGCTCTAAACTACACGAACACGTCCTGACGTGGGCCTCAGTCTTTTGTGCTGTGGTGTAAACAAGAGGTCGAACCGTCAAACGCCTGAGTGAGCTGTATCATAATCCCCCAAAGCTCAGTCCCTTTGCAAAAACTTGCGATGCAACTCACAACAAACAGGTGGGCAGTGGCTGCTGCGTGCTGATGTATCAGCAGCACGGATTGATTAATTGCTTTGGTACGTCAGAGGATATTTTAAATGcgtaaaattaaattaaattcaattaaaaatcataaaaaacacaacGTGAAAATTATGCAAAACAGCACGTGCGTGTGTGGATAATTTTGTAAAGATTAAATCTGAATTTCAGCATGCAACTTGATGATTTAATTTCAcatattacatttctgcaacatttatttttaggAATATAAAGCTACTGACCTGTGTGCGTCCTTTTGTGGATCTTAAGATTCTCGGATCTCGCGAACACTTTCCCACAGCCAGGGAATGGGCATGGAAACGGTTTCTCCCCGGTGTGCACTCGAATGTGATTTACAAGTTTGTACTTGGCTTTAAATGGTTTGCCTTCCCTCGGACACTCTTCCCAAAAACATATATGGTTCGCCTGCTCCGGTCCTCCAACGTGCTCCACCGTCACATGCGTTACGAGTTCGTGCATGGTGCTGTAAGTTTTGGAGCAAAGTTTCTTCGGCGAGTGCTCCGGTTCCAGCCACTTGCAAATCAGCTCTTGCTTTATCGGCTGCCTCATGTAGCGGAAAAAGGCACCGGCTccgtggtggtggtggtggtgagcgCTAAGATTCATGTTCAGATTCAGACCACCGTAGCCATGCAACGGCGAGGCGGAGAACGGATCAGCCCTGGAGCTTGCCACTTGACTCAAGTGATCAGACCTAACGTACATTTCTCCAGGTAGTCCTAACCTTATTTGTCCATTCAACGCTTGGCCACCCGGTGATCCGCTAGAAGGCTGGTCGTGATGGAGTCCGGAGAAGAGGGTATGGTTCCCAGCGTCAGGGTGATGACCATAGTGTCCGGGGTAGCTACCTGTTGTTGAGACAAACATTCCGTGGTGAGAGGCTGAACCAGCAGTCTGGTCAGTCAGTACTGGCATGGCTTGAGCTGTCAGATCTCTCCGGATGAGGAAATCCCTACCTGCGGATAAAGCCTGGGCCGTGTGAGACATAGAATAGGGGACCGATGTCGCCTGAACCGGGCCAAAAGCTCCCGTTTGACTGGAGACCACTTCACTGTGGCCTGCCATATGATgattgtggtggtggtgatggtggtggggaTAATGATGGGCTGGGCTGATTTTGAGGGCCGCGGAGTGCCCCATGTGTTCTGGCCCGAATGGACTCGGCCCCAGGCGGGGTTCCGCAGTAATCTCCCCAGGGTGCGAGTGAGCCATTGAGTGTGGATGGCTGCTGAACCCCGGGAAGCCTGTCACGCTCTGAGGGgtatggtggtgatgatggtgatggtggtgagcCCCTGCCAAGTCAACTAATCTCAGCGCCGTGTTCCGTTTGGAAAACGTAGGGTCCATCACGGGGCTTCCCAATGCATCCACGCTCATTACTTCCTAATTTTAGAATAACTTGACAGCAGgcaaaataataatgatgatgacaaatatattttaatcgcaatgaaaaataaagaaaaaagacttTATAAAGTTAAGTCTATCTGCAGACTACATGGAATCCCATTCGGTTGAGAGGCAGCAGCAGGACGCTTTGATACTGAATAGAGATTCATGGTAGGCGCTGCAGCCCGTGGAGCTAAACAATCACCCTGCGCTCTAATTGGTCAGAGCTCGGTGATTGACGTCACCAGTGACAGTTTCCAACGTGAAGAAAAATGTCTTTAGTGACAGCAAGCAGCCAGCGCGCATGCGCAGTGCCTCAGGCAACGCTTGAGAAAAATAGTTGTTATGCAAAGGTTATTGTACAATAAAAGTCCTAAAAAGTTGATCCAGATATACAGTCGCCTTTCTTTTGTCGCAGCGCACAAAGGCTGCGCGGCTATGAAACAGCAATTTCCCCCGTTTGATTCTGCAATTACAAAACAGCCTGCCTCGCTACACTGTGCATATTGCCAGTATAAAAGTTGTAAGGATCATAAATAATGCAGTGATATCTTCATTTCGCCCCGCATCGTATGAAGGACAACTTTACGCACAAATTACGCACGTAAAAGATCGGCGTCAGCGGGAGAAAAACTTGTCAACTTAACCAAAGGAAAACTCCACGTGGGGGTTTAAAATAGTCCGGAGTACATACCATTAATGTGCGCTTTGATATACAATCGTATTTACATATCCAGCCGTTCGCCCTTCAGCGCGTACTACAGTCCGTGCTCTGCTCGGTGGGATCCGTGTGTGTAGTAAGTGTGAATAGGGCGAGCTGCGACCATTGTCccgaggggaaaaaaatgtaatggaCGGGACCTGTTGTTATGATCCGGGGTAATTTTGTTTTAGACCCAGGACGGCAGCAGATGAGGGTCACGGGAGGTGGTGCCGTTGCAGAGTTAAGTTCAAAATAAAACGTGTGTGTACTGTAAGTATCGGTTACTGCAATATTCTCCTCAGACttagtgtttcttttttctgcctTTTGTTTGAATGCTTAAAAGAAAGATATTAGTTATGGATCATAACAACATGCCGTGTGAATGATCTGTGTGTTCCCACTTTGTCTTTGTAACCTATCAAACAGGACGAATTTAAAACTCAAATGTGTGTCAGGAAAATGTTGAGTAATGTTTGTTACTGTACATATAGTCTTGAGCACGGTGGCTAATTTGTCTCTGTGACAAACATGAATGGCCGAAAATTTATTTGACTATCATAACTTATTTCATAATATTTTTCTTGTACCGCCCTGCTTACACTTTTGTAATTAACAGCTATGACTTTATTGTTTTGGGTGAGTTATGTCTTGTGTGTTGTCACTATATTTGTGTTATTGAACGCTTTAAATTGTGGGGCAGATATTTGGACTATACGCTGTATCTTTGTAGTTgcagacaaaaataaattattgcgTGAAGCGACCTCAAAGAAGGTCACATGCAATGTTGACCACTTTGATGTCAAATATGAAATGCGTAAATGTGTTATTTAACTTCTGCGGTTATCAGAAGTAATTTGTGCAGGACAACTTAAATTTATTGTCAGAGCCGCTCGTGAGTATCTCAACCTCCTCACACGTTTTTTAAATTTTCGTTGATGATAAAACCAACTGGACAACATATgacatttctttgttttaacAGCCCATGCTGAATAATaaatagcacacacacactcacttggCTAATAATTTCTTTATATAACAGTAATTTAAAAACTATCTTCCTATTGGTTATTTCTCTGAATTGACTTGTCAAAATCTTTGCTGACAGCGTCATATCCAACACGTTAGAAAATTGAGTCAATGTTTTGAGACATGACGGATCCAAAAGATGTTTATTAAATGGCCTTTACGCGTGGGGTTTCACGAGGCTCACAGCTGTAGCCTTCAGAGGCATCACAGCACCAGCGTAATGCTAAACTTTGAAGTGCTATTTCTGGTTCCAAGTTGTGCATGCACTCACTCTTGGAGACAAGTAAGCAGGGGAGTTGTATAAGatcccaaaacaaaaaaaaagaaaaagctgaatATTTTCGAGTAGTCTCATAAAACACTGTTTTTGCTGCTTTGGCTTAACTGCCTTCACTGTAAATCCTGAGGAGCTCCAGGTAGCCATCTTAAATTCTACAGTATGACTGCAGCACATTAGGATCATGACACTGAGCGGGTAATGGCGTTTTGATTAGGGCGCACCTTTTACGCACATATGCTAAATATGTTATGATCACTTTGAGGCACATAAATGGCACAACTTTAAATTCACTTGCAAAGTTATGTATAATTCAAACTTTTCTTGGCACACATTTATCAAGTTATCCTCACTTGTTGCAAGTCTGCGTACATGACCTCCAGTTTTGACTCTCCCCCTTTTCAATCATATGCCATTCTTACCGTTTTCCACCTGTTGAAAGATCCCTCCAAATTTTGCATAGCAGAGAAGTGGGCTACCTAAAACGCCGGATCAGGTTGAAGGTGTAGCTACTTGTTAAGTTGAGAACAACAAAACTTGCCCTCTTCCCTTGGTCTCCCAAGACTGACTTGGAAAAAGCCTTGTAGAAACTAGCCTAGTAGCCAAGAAGATATTTTAATGGTTCGCATGGCACGTCTGTGCATGTGGCTTTGAACTCTAGCAGCCGGAGGTTCCTGCAGAGAGCGCCGCAAATCCCACTTGATAACTTCGACAACCCACAACGTTTTACACACAGGCTATGCATCACTGGCCCTGCAAAGAAATGAGTAAGTTGCACAAGCACAGCCAAACCGTGATGGATACATTAGGCATACTAGTGGATCCAAGTTAAATACTGGCCTATATATGCAAGGTTACCTTTGTGGACGTGGGGTGTGCTGGTGAGCGTGATGATGTGGAAATCTAAAGCACAGATGTTCCACTGGTGTGAGCTCCAGTGGACGCGCACACGTTGTGTTCAACACGCAGAGTGCGCACaagagacagacaacaaaacGTTATGTGGATTCCCTTCGAGGTAAAAAGGGATAAGTTGATAATAACAGAGCTTTTTAAAGAGAGTGGTGACAGTGGGCAGACTTTATATCAAAACCTCAACGTCTCCCATGGGGGCTCCTGAGAAGAGACTCGATACCTGTGCCTGACGCATGTAGGAAGGCTCCACAATTGAATGCTGCAAGGTTTGTTTACAGTCCTGTCAGTCCATAGGTGCAGTAAATTAAATGATTGTCATAGTTGATTCTGGCATTGTCTTCATGTATCTCTCAAGCTcgtgtcagacagacagatacacagacagatacacagacagacaatgtCTGAGTGCTTCATTGTGCAAAAACGTCACCGATTACAGCACCAAAGGGCTCTGCTTGGTGATCTAATGTCCCCAGGTTAACAAAGACAACGCGACACATTTGCTTTACAAACTCTTAGTGCACTATGTGGCTGCAAAACGTGCTTTGACTTTCTACAAGGCCggtgtgttgtctcgtgttcctcaactttttgttttgctgttattCAGCCTTTTAACCAAATCCACAGTCAGCAATCTCACAATATCTGGGATTGATGATGCAAAGAGGCCAATAGAAGTGTGGGCCCTGCACCGTGGATTGTTATTTGGTGAGTGGATGTTATTGGGGGGAAAGGTGTTCCGCCAATGAGCGCGCAGCTCCGGGCCCACATGACtacccccctcctctcccatTCATCAGGGCTGGACTGTGTTGTCTTTTCAATTCATTTATCTGCAGGAATGATTGCGACTATCAGTCTAGAGCTCACCGCCTGACTGAGGAGGTGAAAGTTGCGCCACAGGAAGATAAACCGCAAAAGACAATATTGCATGTATACATGATTTTGCGTGTGCATCGGATGCGCGATATAGGGGAATTCCTCGCGTCTTAGAAAGTAAACAGAAAATCGGTGGATTTGAGAGTTTGCTCAGTCGAGTGAGGTCcaagagatagagagagggggaggaagaatATCTGTGCGTGATTTTTTGATTTCTGCTCTCAGTCGTCTCGGCGAGTCTAGACTGAAGATGCTCTTGGACGCAGGACCGCAGTATCCCACCATAGGAGTCACTACTTTCGGCTCCTCACGGCATCACTCAACAGGCGAAGTCACAGAGAGAGAAGTGGCGTTGGGGATAAATCCGTTTGCAGATGGGATGGGCGCCTTCAAAATAAACCACAGCTCCCACGACATTGGCTCCGGACAAACGGCGTTTTCCTCTCAGGCGCCCGGCTACGCAGCAGCCGCCCTGGGACATCACCACCACCCGACCCACGTTGGCTCTTACTCCACGGCGGCTTTCAACTCCACCAGGGACTTTCTCTTCAGAAATCGGGGTTTCGGGGACGCCACCGGGGCGCAGCACAGTTTGTTCGCCTCCGGAAGTTTCGCAGGGCCACATGGACACTCAGATGCAGCGGGGCACCTGCTCTTCCCAGGGCTCCACGAGCAAGCGGCGAGCCATGCGTCTTCCAACGTGGTCAACAGCCAGATGCGGCTGGGCTTCTCGGGGGACATGTACGGACGGGCCGACCAGTACGGCCACGTTACGAGCCCACGATCCGACCACTATGCCTCGACCCAGCTGCACGGCTATGGCCCCATGAATATGAATATGGCCGCACACCACGGAGCAGGGGCCTTCTTTCGATACATGAGGCAGCCGATCAAACAAGAGCTCATCTGCAAGTGGATCGAGCCGGAGCAGCTGACGAATCCCAAAAAGTCGTGCAACAAAACTTTTAGCACGATGCACGAGCTGGTGACCCATCTGACGGTGGAGCATGTGGGGGGACCAGAGCAGACCAACCACATCTGCTTCTGGGAGGACTGCGCCAGAGAAGGAAAGCCATTCAAAGCCAAATACAAACTTGTAAATCATATCAGAGTACACACCGGAGAAAAGCCCTTTCCGTGTCCGTTCCCCGGCTGTGGCAAAGTATTTGCTCGATCGGAAAATCtaaaaattcacaaaaggacGCACACCGGTAAGACTCCCCGCTTTTTTAAAATCCATGTTGACAATGTGCATCCAAAATATGCATGCGATCCGGGTTATTATTTATTGGGCAGCTGAAGTCTCTTCACTGGCATGTGATTCACTGCAGTTGTCAACAGAAAATATCTCATATGTTTTTTCTTATCTTGAAGTCTATTTAAATTTAACtaaatgaaataattaaataacCTAAATGGCTCAAGTTAAATTAATTTGCAGCCTTTTATTAAGCTGAATTCTctattattaatttttaaaattaaaaaggcTGCCTTTTTATTACTCACTATAATTAACCTCCTCTGTTCCCACACGTTAGACAtattaaaatatcaaatgtgTAGTATGAAATCCAGTGTTgaacatttgcatttatttttgtctgtatttaGGTGAGAAGCCTTTTAAGTGTGAGTTTGAAGGCTGCGACAGGCGGTTTGCAAACAGCAGTGACCGCAAGAAACACATGCACGTCCACACGTCGGACAAGCCCTATCTCTGCAAAATGTGCGACAAGTCATACACACACCCCAGCTCCCTCCGAAAACACATGAAGGTAAAAAaggctttgatttattttattaaatcatCAAATGTTGTAACTGTTTAGAGATGTTTTTGCAGCTTGAGtggagaaaaatatttttgcaatattaggAAATAGAGAAGTTAATTTGCTCTgacactttctttctttcttttctttcaaccGACAAATCAGATTAAGATCTTAATGAGAATAATAATGTTTTGGGTGGGTATTTTTTGCAGATGTTCAGACCAGTCGAATTAATTTCTTTTgaatccttttttttatttgcacaaaACAAACCCGGGGACAAACCAGCCATATGCAGCATGCTTTTTTTCCATAACATTTCTCTCGTTTATTGAAGGTCCACGAATCCACCAATCCGGGACCGCAGCCGTCTCCAGCGGCCAGTTC from Epinephelus lanceolatus isolate andai-2023 chromosome 20, ASM4190304v1, whole genome shotgun sequence includes these protein-coding regions:
- the zic1 gene encoding zinc finger protein ZIC 1, with translation MLLDAGPQYPTIGVTTFGSSRHHSTGEVTEREVALGINPFADGMGAFKINHSSHDIGSGQTAFSSQAPGYAAAALGHHHHPTHVGSYSTAAFNSTRDFLFRNRGFGDATGAQHSLFASGSFAGPHGHSDAAGHLLFPGLHEQAASHASSNVVNSQMRLGFSGDMYGRADQYGHVTSPRSDHYASTQLHGYGPMNMNMAAHHGAGAFFRYMRQPIKQELICKWIEPEQLTNPKKSCNKTFSTMHELVTHLTVEHVGGPEQTNHICFWEDCAREGKPFKAKYKLVNHIRVHTGEKPFPCPFPGCGKVFARSENLKIHKRTHTGEKPFKCEFEGCDRRFANSSDRKKHMHVHTSDKPYLCKMCDKSYTHPSSLRKHMKVHESTNPGPQPSPAASSGYESSTPPTIVSPSTENQSSSSISPAASAVHHTTSHSTLSSNFNEWYV
- the zic4 gene encoding zinc finger protein ZIC 4 isoform X2; this translates as MSVDALGSPVMDPTFSKRNTALRLVDLAGAHHHHHHHHHTPQSVTGFPGFSSHPHSMAHSHPGEITAEPRLGPSPFGPEHMGHSAALKISPAHHYPHHHHHHHNHHMAGHSEVVSSQTGAFGPVQATSVPYSMSHTAQALSAGSYPGHYGHHPDAGNHTLFSGLHHDQPSSGSPGGQALNGQIRLGLPGEMYVRSDHLSQVASSRADPFSASPLHGYGGLNLNMNLSAHHHHHHGAGAFFRYMRQPIKQELICKWLEPEHSPKKLCSKTYSTMHELVTHVTVEHVGGPEQANHICFWEECPREGKPFKAKYKLVNHIRVHTGEKPFPCPFPGCGKVFARSENLKIHKRTHTGEKPFKCEFDGCDRRFANSSDRKKHSHVHTSDKPYNCKVRGCDKSYTHPSSLRKHMKVHCKSPPPSSGYESSTPSLVSPSSDLGREPGGSSVLSEPVGASQPANLSEWYVCHSSGASGAQTPPSGPSTPDPTDEPPYRNPEPRDAF
- the zic4 gene encoding zinc finger protein ZIC 4 isoform X1, yielding MSVDALGSPVMDPTFSKRNTALRLVDLAGAHHHHHHHHHTPQSVTGFPGFSSHPHSMAHSHPGEITAEPRLGPSPFGPEHMGHSAALKISPAHHYPHHHHHHHNHHMAGHSEVVSSQTGAFGPVQATSVPYSMSHTAQALSAGRDFLIRRDLTAQAMPVLTDQTAGSASHHGMFVSTTGSYPGHYGHHPDAGNHTLFSGLHHDQPSSGSPGGQALNGQIRLGLPGEMYVRSDHLSQVASSRADPFSASPLHGYGGLNLNMNLSAHHHHHHGAGAFFRYMRQPIKQELICKWLEPEHSPKKLCSKTYSTMHELVTHVTVEHVGGPEQANHICFWEECPREGKPFKAKYKLVNHIRVHTGEKPFPCPFPGCGKVFARSENLKIHKRTHTGEKPFKCEFDGCDRRFANSSDRKKHSHVHTSDKPYNCKVRGCDKSYTHPSSLRKHMKVHCKSPPPSSGYESSTPSLVSPSSDLGREPGGSSVLSEPVGASQPANLSEWYVCHSSGASGAQTPPSGPSTPDPTDEPPYRNPEPRDAF